In Oceanobacillus sp. FSL K6-2867, one DNA window encodes the following:
- the xsc gene encoding sulfoacetaldehyde acetyltransferase produces the protein MVKQQAEMEKGVLEKVKMTPSEAIVETLVAEGIKEVYGIVGSAFMDMLDLFPTAGIRFLPVRHEQSAAHMADAYTRVSGVAGVVIGQNGPGITNMVTSVAAANQAHTPMVVISPSAGTPTIGWDGFQEADQVSIFSAITKETVRVTHKSRVADCLRTAFRIAYAERGPVLYDIPRDLFYGELEDQILQPHQYRADSRGSGDPALTKQAVELLKHAKNPVIISGRGAVDADGVDTVVKIAEHLTIPAAVSYMHNDAFPADHPLAVGPIGYMGAKSAMNTLKNADVVLAIGTRLSVFGTLPCYDIDYFPKAAKIIQVDINPRNIARTHPVEVGIIGDAKATSDEIYRLLKEAVPSPDKKQYRLEEVSKEKTAWEKELVDLAMEDGSPINPRRALLELTKVLPDNTIISTDIGNVSSTANAYLRFNQTRRHIAALTFGNTGFAYPAALGAQLAEPDSPVVAIIGDGAWGMSLHEVSTAVEQNIPVIACVFNNKSWAAEKKNQVDYYNNRFIGSNIQAPEFAEVAKSMGALGYTIEKPEDIGPVVKEVLEKRKPAVLNIYVDGTQLAPPFRRDALQLPTRLLDKYKHLDYETWGADKN, from the coding sequence ATGGTAAAGCAGCAGGCAGAAATGGAAAAAGGTGTCCTTGAAAAGGTAAAAATGACGCCAAGTGAAGCAATTGTTGAAACACTTGTAGCTGAAGGGATAAAAGAAGTATACGGAATCGTGGGTTCAGCTTTTATGGATATGCTGGATTTATTTCCAACTGCTGGGATCCGGTTTTTGCCGGTAAGACATGAACAAAGCGCAGCACATATGGCTGACGCGTATACACGAGTGTCGGGAGTTGCAGGGGTAGTTATTGGTCAAAACGGTCCTGGTATTACAAATATGGTTACATCGGTAGCAGCTGCAAACCAAGCACATACGCCAATGGTAGTCATATCACCTTCAGCAGGAACTCCGACCATCGGATGGGATGGTTTCCAGGAAGCGGATCAGGTTTCCATTTTTAGTGCAATTACAAAAGAAACGGTACGTGTCACGCATAAAAGTCGTGTAGCCGATTGTTTAAGAACGGCTTTCCGGATCGCTTATGCAGAGCGTGGTCCAGTCCTTTACGATATCCCGAGAGACTTATTTTATGGGGAGCTCGAGGATCAAATCCTTCAGCCACATCAATATCGTGCAGATTCTAGAGGAAGTGGAGATCCTGCCTTAACAAAACAAGCAGTAGAGCTTTTAAAGCACGCAAAAAATCCAGTAATTATTTCAGGACGCGGTGCAGTTGATGCTGATGGGGTGGACACCGTTGTTAAAATTGCAGAACACCTGACAATTCCAGCAGCAGTGTCTTATATGCATAATGACGCATTTCCAGCTGATCACCCACTAGCAGTCGGCCCGATTGGTTATATGGGAGCTAAATCTGCAATGAATACGTTAAAGAATGCTGACGTAGTACTAGCGATTGGAACGAGGCTATCCGTCTTTGGCACATTGCCTTGTTACGATATCGATTATTTCCCGAAAGCTGCAAAAATCATTCAAGTGGATATTAATCCAAGAAATATCGCTCGAACACACCCAGTTGAAGTAGGAATTATTGGGGATGCCAAAGCAACAAGTGACGAAATTTATAGATTACTGAAAGAGGCAGTTCCTAGTCCAGACAAAAAACAATATCGATTAGAGGAAGTAAGCAAAGAAAAAACAGCATGGGAAAAAGAGTTGGTAGACCTCGCTATGGAAGATGGTTCACCAATTAATCCAAGACGTGCGCTCTTAGAGCTGACAAAAGTGTTACCAGATAATACGATTATTTCTACCGATATTGGAAACGTCTCATCGACTGCAAATGCTTATTTAAGATTTAATCAAACGAGACGTCATATAGCTGCATTAACTTTTGGAAATACTGGTTTTGCATATCCAGCAGCACTCGGAGCTCAGCTTGCAGAGCCAGATTCACCAGTCGTTGCAATTATTGGGGATGGGGCTTGGGGAATGAGCTTACACGAGGTAAGTACTGCTGTTGAGCAAAATATCCCAGTTATTGCCTGTGTGTTCAATAACAAATCATGGGCTGCTGAAAAGAAAAATCAAGTAGATTATTATAATAATCGCTTTATCGGGTCAAACATCCAAGCACCAGAGTTTGCCGAGGTAGCTAAATCAATGGGTGCCTTAGGTTATACGATTGAAAAGCCAGAAGATATTGGACCTGTTGTGAAAGAAGTATTAGAGAAGCGTAAGCCAGCAGTTTTAAACATTTATGTTGACGGGACACAACTTGCGCCACCATTTAGAAGAGATGCATTGCAGTTACCGACAAGATTGCTAGATAAATATAAGCATTTGGATTATGAGACATGGGGTGCTGATAAAAACTAG
- a CDS encoding selenium metabolism-associated LysR family transcriptional regulator, with protein MNYERLKTFVAVAEKKSFSEAAKVLFVSQPTITSQIKALEEELHTKLFERTTKRVEMTEAALILIKYAREIIRLSDAAQEKIQEIGSNIHGDLEIGCSFTIGEYILPTFLKRFKDNFPMVQIRADISNSDTIISCIKNHSVDVGLIETPIDDPQITLEPFLTDELLLIAAPDFLKENDGKVSAEHLKKIPLIMREKGSGTRAVVNHYLQMAGILESELNIVMELGSTESVKAAVEAGLGVSIISKATILKEKKLSLLTTYPIKNIAFYRYFYIVMRKDQVLKSTADLFLNELKKSANDNPYKSFNPLAQ; from the coding sequence GTGAATTATGAAAGATTGAAAACATTTGTAGCTGTTGCCGAAAAGAAGAGCTTTTCCGAGGCAGCTAAAGTATTATTTGTTTCCCAGCCAACCATTACCTCGCAGATTAAAGCGCTGGAAGAGGAGCTTCATACCAAACTATTTGAACGAACAACAAAAAGAGTTGAGATGACAGAAGCTGCGTTGATTTTAATAAAATATGCTAGGGAGATTATCCGACTGAGTGATGCTGCGCAGGAGAAAATACAGGAGATTGGCAGCAACATCCATGGAGATTTAGAAATAGGATGCAGTTTTACCATTGGAGAATACATTTTGCCTACATTTTTAAAGCGATTCAAAGACAATTTTCCAATGGTGCAGATTCGAGCTGATATTTCTAATTCCGATACAATTATTTCCTGTATAAAGAATCATTCCGTGGATGTTGGATTAATTGAAACTCCAATTGATGACCCACAAATTACTTTGGAACCGTTTTTAACAGATGAACTATTATTAATAGCAGCTCCTGATTTTTTAAAAGAAAATGATGGTAAGGTTTCCGCAGAGCACTTGAAAAAGATCCCGCTTATTATGAGAGAGAAGGGATCTGGTACAAGGGCAGTAGTTAATCACTATTTGCAGATGGCGGGCATACTCGAAAGCGAACTTAACATCGTAATGGAACTAGGAAGTACAGAATCTGTAAAAGCTGCAGTTGAAGCTGGGTTAGGTGTGTCTATTATATCAAAAGCAACGATTTTAAAAGAAAAAAAGCTAAGTCTTTTAACAACATATCCAATTAAAAATATAGCATTCTATCGTTACTTTTATATTGTAATGCGTAAAGATCAGGTTTTGAAGTCAACTGCAGATTTATTTTTGAATGAATTGAAAAAAAGCGCAAATGACAATCCATACAAGTCATTTAATCCACTTGCTCAATAA
- a CDS encoding amidohydrolase yields the protein MDKINVLITNANILTLDEQNTIARSLAISNGRINKIWVEPEPPSTFSVEPDTEVIDLKGKTLIPGFIDTHNHILMYSLNKNKVNCSTPPNESIDDILQRIKGKANSTPKGQWVEGYGYDDTLLKEQRHPTREELDKIAPEHPVCITHISSHFAAVNSKALELAGVDEQIKNSKGGFFGRDKNGRLDGVLHEIPAMEFVQKVIPVPTVDEMVTALGEGSKDYLAQGITTNADAGVGLFLGESELEAHLTAAQQGINPMYSQLMIIHTLLREGEKFGNYTAEQLNEEIMNESNGKACLDSAKMFQDGSIQGLTGALREPYYINSDVVGELFHFQDDFNEEILNLHKRGFRVTIHGNGDRAIGSILEGYAYAQEKYPRDDHRHRIEHVQTATTNDLDKMQQLNVAGSVFINHVYFWGDRHKRIFLGPERSRRISPLGDIVKRDILFALHSDCPVTPISPLFSVWAAVNRLTNEGEILGPEQRIDVITALKSMTIYGAKMNFSEDTVGSIEIGKRADFAVLDKDPTKVNPYEIKDITVEATLINGKIVYEKQGALLG from the coding sequence ATGGATAAAATAAATGTTTTAATCACAAATGCCAATATATTAACACTTGATGAGCAAAATACAATTGCTCGTTCTTTAGCTATTTCAAATGGTCGAATTAATAAAATATGGGTAGAACCAGAACCACCAAGCACCTTTTCTGTAGAACCGGATACAGAGGTTATTGATTTAAAAGGAAAAACATTAATTCCCGGTTTTATCGACACACATAATCACATTTTAATGTACTCCCTGAATAAAAATAAGGTTAATTGCAGTACACCACCGAATGAAAGTATTGATGACATATTACAACGAATTAAAGGGAAAGCAAATTCAACTCCAAAAGGACAATGGGTGGAGGGATACGGTTATGACGATACACTTTTAAAAGAACAGAGACATCCAACAAGGGAAGAGCTGGACAAGATTGCACCTGAGCACCCTGTATGTATTACGCATATTTCCAGTCATTTTGCTGCTGTCAATTCAAAGGCATTGGAACTGGCTGGAGTTGACGAACAAATAAAGAACTCCAAGGGAGGTTTTTTTGGACGTGATAAGAATGGACGTTTAGATGGTGTGCTTCATGAAATACCTGCAATGGAATTTGTGCAAAAAGTAATTCCCGTACCGACAGTAGATGAAATGGTAACAGCACTGGGAGAGGGGTCAAAGGATTATTTAGCCCAAGGGATTACAACAAATGCGGATGCAGGAGTAGGTTTGTTTTTGGGGGAATCAGAATTAGAAGCGCATCTGACAGCAGCACAACAAGGTATTAATCCAATGTATTCGCAATTAATGATTATACATACACTTCTGCGAGAGGGAGAGAAGTTTGGTAATTACACAGCGGAACAACTAAATGAAGAAATAATGAATGAATCTAATGGTAAAGCTTGCCTGGACAGTGCAAAAATGTTTCAGGATGGATCCATCCAAGGCCTGACTGGTGCACTAAGGGAACCTTATTATATTAATTCAGATGTTGTTGGAGAATTATTTCATTTTCAAGATGATTTTAACGAGGAAATTCTAAACTTACACAAGCGAGGATTTCGAGTGACCATTCATGGCAATGGCGATCGGGCAATAGGCTCCATCCTGGAAGGGTATGCCTATGCTCAAGAAAAGTATCCAAGAGATGACCATCGTCACCGGATAGAGCATGTACAAACGGCAACAACTAACGATCTTGATAAAATGCAGCAGCTTAACGTAGCTGGCTCGGTCTTTATTAATCATGTTTATTTTTGGGGTGACCGCCATAAGCGAATTTTCCTTGGTCCGGAGCGTTCCAGAAGAATAAGTCCGTTAGGGGATATTGTAAAACGGGATATTCTATTTGCATTACATTCCGATTGTCCAGTCACTCCGATTTCACCACTATTTTCTGTTTGGGCAGCTGTTAATCGCCTGACGAATGAAGGGGAAATACTGGGACCAGAACAAAGAATCGATGTTATAACTGCACTAAAATCGATGACCATCTATGGAGCAAAAATGAATTTTAGTGAAGATACTGTGGGAAGTATTGAAATAGGAAAACGGGCAGACTTTGCTGTTTTAGATAAAGACCCAACGAAAGTGAACCCATATGAAATCAAAGACATCACAGTGGAAGCAACACTGATTAATGGAAAAATAGTATACGAAAAACAAGGCGCACTTTTAGGTTAA
- a CDS encoding D-glycerate dehydrogenase yields the protein MKKKIIVYERLEKPVLESLQKKYDVKFFKNIDTRTNEEFLEHLKEAEGIIGLALEVNKGLLDNAPELKIVSNVSVGYNNLDIDEISKRNIMATNTPDVLTDTVADTVFGILLAAARRIPELDNLVKSKQWVEALGADYYGVDVHHKTIGVIGMGRIGQAIAQRAKFGFDMNVLYHSRTRKQDIEEKFDATYCSLDELLSKSDFPVLITPLTPETKGLISKREFQLMKNSAIFINASRGKTVVEKDLIEALQTGEIAAAGLDVFEQEPVEPNNPLLGMKNVVTLPHVGSSTYETELKMSELAAKNLEAGLNGEKPPTLINPKIWELLTK from the coding sequence ATGAAGAAAAAAATAATTGTTTATGAGCGGCTTGAAAAACCAGTACTTGAAAGTCTGCAAAAAAAGTACGATGTGAAATTTTTTAAAAATATTGATACGAGAACTAACGAAGAATTCCTGGAGCATCTGAAAGAGGCAGAAGGTATTATTGGATTAGCCTTAGAGGTGAATAAAGGATTGTTAGACAATGCCCCTGAATTAAAAATCGTGAGTAATGTTTCTGTTGGTTATAATAATTTGGATATCGATGAAATATCAAAGCGAAATATTATGGCGACAAATACACCGGATGTATTAACAGATACTGTTGCTGATACCGTGTTTGGTATTTTACTTGCAGCTGCAAGACGCATTCCAGAACTAGACAATTTGGTTAAATCTAAACAATGGGTAGAAGCATTAGGTGCAGACTATTATGGTGTCGATGTACATCACAAAACAATAGGTGTTATTGGAATGGGGAGAATTGGACAGGCAATTGCACAACGCGCTAAGTTTGGATTTGATATGAACGTTTTGTATCATAGCCGTACAAGAAAGCAGGATATCGAAGAAAAATTTGATGCGACATATTGCAGTTTAGATGAATTGTTGTCCAAATCTGATTTTCCTGTTTTAATTACCCCGCTTACCCCGGAAACAAAAGGGCTTATTAGTAAAAGAGAATTTCAGCTTATGAAGAATTCAGCAATTTTTATTAATGCTTCACGTGGAAAAACAGTCGTAGAAAAGGATTTAATCGAAGCATTGCAAACTGGGGAAATTGCTGCTGCAGGTCTAGATGTATTTGAACAAGAACCTGTTGAACCTAACAATCCATTATTAGGGATGAAAAATGTTGTTACGCTGCCACATGTTGGATCTTCCACATATGAAACCGAATTAAAAATGTCGGAGTTAGCAGCTAAAAACCTTGAAGCTGGTCTTAATGGGGAAAAACCACCTACCTTAATCAATCCGAAGATTTGGGAGCTTTTAACTAAATAG
- a CDS encoding APC family permease: MEERQQLNKTLKPHWVWAIAFGSAIGWGAFVLPVDWLSMAGPLGVIIGFSIGAVLMIIIGVSFSSLIEKLPVTGGGFAYAYYGLGRYHAFICGWFLTLGYVAIVALNASALALLGKFVFPRVVEQGYMYTIAGWEVYTGEVIVACAALTIFSLVNIRGASSSAFSQFVFCVCLFGGVLLLTIAMIIHPTSSFSNLQPLFQPGVGSIASIAAIIAIAPWAYIGFDNIPQAAEEFNFSPKKAFRIIVIALVFAALTYSMTVIATGIGQPWMEAVQAGSVWGTAMLVENAYGTIGVILLSFALIMGILTGLNGFYMSASRLLFAMGRAKVIPAVFGKLHRSHKTPYAGILFTLAFTLFAPFFGREALLWVVDMSALGVTIAYFYTCFIAYRLFKWSDSNNKRDNKRATVSPGRKFLCLLGILSSAGFLLLLIVPGSPGFLSTPSWIALLVWLGLGALFFLIKFKHIRALPKAELDHLILGDFKDKEESEFEDDLENVSS, from the coding sequence ATGGAAGAACGTCAGCAATTAAACAAGACATTGAAGCCACATTGGGTTTGGGCAATTGCATTTGGATCTGCCATTGGCTGGGGAGCTTTCGTGCTTCCAGTAGACTGGCTGTCTATGGCTGGGCCACTTGGGGTAATTATCGGATTTTCAATTGGTGCAGTTCTTATGATTATCATTGGAGTTAGCTTCAGCTCTCTTATCGAAAAACTGCCAGTAACTGGAGGAGGGTTCGCATACGCTTATTATGGTTTAGGCAGATATCATGCTTTTATTTGTGGGTGGTTCTTGACATTAGGATATGTTGCAATTGTTGCGCTTAATGCTTCTGCTCTAGCACTTCTCGGAAAATTCGTCTTTCCAAGGGTTGTAGAACAAGGTTACATGTATACAATTGCAGGCTGGGAGGTTTACACTGGAGAAGTTATTGTAGCCTGTGCTGCATTAACTATTTTCTCCCTTGTCAATATCCGTGGTGCAAGTTCTTCAGCATTTAGTCAATTTGTGTTTTGCGTCTGCTTATTTGGTGGGGTTCTATTATTAACCATTGCTATGATTATTCACCCCACAAGTTCCTTTTCCAATTTACAACCTCTCTTTCAGCCTGGAGTCGGATCTATTGCATCGATAGCAGCAATAATTGCAATTGCGCCATGGGCTTATATTGGTTTTGATAATATCCCTCAGGCTGCTGAGGAATTTAACTTTTCACCCAAAAAAGCTTTTCGTATTATCGTTATTGCCTTAGTTTTTGCAGCTCTTACTTACTCAATGACTGTTATTGCAACTGGAATTGGTCAGCCATGGATGGAAGCTGTTCAAGCCGGTTCAGTTTGGGGAACAGCTATGCTTGTTGAAAACGCCTATGGAACAATTGGTGTTATTTTATTATCGTTTGCCTTGATTATGGGTATTCTGACAGGATTGAATGGATTCTACATGTCTGCCAGTCGTTTATTGTTTGCCATGGGAAGAGCAAAAGTTATTCCAGCGGTTTTTGGAAAATTACACCGATCCCATAAAACGCCTTATGCTGGTATTTTATTCACGTTAGCATTTACACTTTTTGCACCTTTTTTTGGGCGAGAAGCATTATTATGGGTTGTTGATATGTCCGCACTTGGAGTCACCATTGCATACTTCTATACTTGCTTTATAGCATACCGATTATTTAAGTGGTCAGACAGCAATAATAAAAGGGACAATAAACGTGCTACAGTCTCCCCTGGAAGAAAGTTTCTATGTCTATTAGGCATCCTAAGCAGTGCCGGCTTCCTTCTATTATTAATCGTACCAGGGTCACCAGGATTTTTAAGCACCCCTTCATGGATAGCTTTACTCGTTTGGTTAGGACTGGGAGCTCTCTTCTTCCTCATTAAATTTAAACATATTCGCGCACTTCCAAAAGCAGAGCTGGATCATTTAATTTTAGGTGACTTTAAGGATAAAGAAGAATCCGAGTTTGAGGATGATTTGGAGAATGTATCATCGTAG
- a CDS encoding sodium:solute symporter family protein codes for MNWWLIWIVVFLIVIFGISIISSRKIETSDDFLMANFSLGFFPITGTVIATVTGSAALIGGAGKGFEIGISYFITSISFVSFTILFVAILTPTIRKLKLYTIPDLFIKRFGKASALLPALIIGLLYMTPTFAMQLVGMGSILASITIISVTWGIVIGFIISLIFTLMGGMFSVAWTDTVQTIVILAGVILLFFLGLNHIGGAAVLVNETPKHLFNFFSIGSKELLNWFLVFGPFYMVWQTTWQRLSAAKSTKIAKWSVTTGFIISGLIGLLAILIGIMAVQTLNTSTLPDQVYTQFLVDIFPAPLGGLFMVSLLAALLTGATSFLLSGAINIAKDIYQEWIAPDAEDAQLLKTSRISVLGMAILGLGIALYITDIIAIYQFALSYTAVTLVAPVMAALFWKRATKTGVIVSMVGSIIVCSLWKLAGTPYGVHEILPGLIISFLLLIIVSLNTKHSADEEVTAYFFSLRAVGDPAEQDSVEKITGS; via the coding sequence ATGAATTGGTGGTTAATTTGGATTGTAGTATTTTTAATTGTAATTTTTGGTATAAGCATTATATCCTCTCGAAAAATTGAAACCTCAGATGACTTTTTAATGGCAAACTTCAGCCTTGGATTCTTTCCTATCACAGGAACAGTTATAGCTACCGTTACTGGTTCCGCTGCACTTATCGGTGGAGCTGGAAAAGGCTTTGAAATCGGCATCTCTTATTTTATTACTTCTATTAGTTTCGTTTCTTTTACTATTCTATTTGTTGCTATTCTAACTCCAACCATACGTAAACTGAAATTATATACAATACCAGATCTATTTATAAAACGGTTTGGAAAGGCATCTGCCTTGCTTCCGGCTTTAATCATTGGATTGCTTTATATGACACCTACATTTGCGATGCAACTAGTAGGGATGGGCTCTATTCTGGCATCTATCACCATTATTTCTGTAACATGGGGAATTGTTATCGGTTTTATAATCAGTCTCATATTTACACTTATGGGAGGGATGTTTAGTGTTGCTTGGACAGATACGGTACAAACCATTGTAATTCTGGCAGGGGTTATTTTATTGTTTTTCCTCGGGCTTAACCATATTGGGGGAGCAGCGGTGCTGGTAAATGAAACTCCAAAGCATCTGTTTAATTTTTTCAGTATTGGTAGTAAGGAATTATTAAACTGGTTCCTTGTATTCGGACCATTCTATATGGTATGGCAAACAACATGGCAGCGCCTATCAGCAGCAAAGTCTACTAAAATTGCAAAATGGTCAGTTACTACCGGCTTTATTATTTCCGGTTTAATTGGTTTACTAGCAATATTAATTGGAATTATGGCTGTCCAAACATTAAATACAAGTACACTTCCTGATCAGGTTTACACTCAATTTCTTGTAGACATATTTCCAGCTCCATTAGGTGGATTATTCATGGTGTCACTATTAGCGGCACTGTTAACCGGGGCAACGTCATTCTTGCTTAGTGGGGCAATTAATATTGCAAAAGATATTTACCAGGAATGGATTGCACCTGATGCAGAAGATGCCCAGTTGTTAAAAACATCCCGCATTTCCGTATTGGGCATGGCTATCCTCGGATTAGGGATTGCACTATATATTACAGATATTATAGCTATCTATCAATTTGCTCTTTCCTATACAGCTGTAACACTCGTTGCTCCTGTAATGGCTGCGCTGTTCTGGAAGCGTGCTACAAAAACAGGAGTAATTGTAAGTATGGTTGGTAGTATTATTGTTTGTTCTTTATGGAAGCTTGCTGGAACACCTTATGGAGTCCATGAAATTTTACCAGGATTAATCATATCTTTTCTATTATTAATTATTGTTAGTCTTAATACAAAACATTCAGCTGACGAAGAGGTCACAGCTTACTTCTTCTCATTGAGAGCAGTGGGAGATCCTGCAGAGCAAGATTCAGTTGAAAAAATAACAGGTTCATAA